The DNA segment ACAGGTACAGTCATTAACTTCCTCATGTCCGTACTCCATTTTGCAAAATCGTCTTCGTCCATCAGATTTTTTTGAATTTGCCTCGTTTTGTTTGCGTTGCGTTCGCAGTGGCAGGCAACGCAGTGGAAGAACCAGACATTCATCTCATCCTGGAGTATCCGTCTGGGGCCACCTGGGGCCGCTACACGTCACGTAGGGCCAACAGGTGCGTGTTGCACGTATGTTTTGGATCAATAATGGATGTGTAGCCGGTTGACTGGTCGTATGGGTTCAGTGGAGCAGACTCTCCACTGTGCACAGCAGAGCTCATGAatcttgtgtgtgtctgaaatggCTCTGCTTGTGTCGGCGTCCTGCAGGTACATCATCCACAGCGACGACCACAACCCCTATCTGGATTCCATGGAGGAGTTCGCAAAGAAACTCACAGACTTTGAACCAgacctggtggtggtgggggggctgcagaTGATGGACAACTTCCCCTTCCAGTCGGGTAAGGAAGACACACCGAGTTCCAGTGGTGGTCCGCTTGATCTGGTCGCAGCTAGTGAAGCTGAGGGGAACTGCATTTGGATGCTGTCATGTTTCTCTTCAGGCTTTTGTCTGCAGCAtttctgcgtgtgtgttcagtcatcctcacagtgtggATCTGATACGGCTGTCATTCTGATAAAAGTGTACTCTTTTAATCTCAAGTTTGGTGCTTCGATTCCCCATCCTATTGTGCTGATGTGTGTCAGACTGGGCGAGCACCTAATTTGACAACTGCCGCcagttgttgtgtttctgtgtgtacaTGAACGTGGCTAATCATGTTGAAGCACTTTGTCACTCTTTTTGTTAGTGAAGTTCGTCTTTTTAcggtgacagcagcagcttttccagCCTGCCATTATCCCGTTACGTTGTTGTTTGATTCGGtctgagctgaagctgtgagTTGGTAGAATCCATTATCACAGACAGATGGCTGTGAAGTTGCCGCTTTGAACCAGGTTGTTTTTACAGCACATCAGCTGCGCCTCGTTTGTTGAGACGGCCTGTTTTATGTGTCCTGTTCTTTCTCGTTTCATTTCTCTGGTTCAGGCTCGCTCTCtttgtctgtttctcttttgacatctctctctttctgattgttgtcatttttatttaagtCTTCACTCTTTGATTCAATTcctcacagtgttttttttattttatttttttgccttctCTGACCTGACGCATGCTGCTTTTATTCCTTTAGGTGAGCGAGGCGCTCTCCTCTCCCGCCTGGCTGATCTGCTGACCTCCTCATCTCCACCGATTGGCATCCATTTTGAGATGGCCAGTTTTGTTGAGGAGAGTATAATGGAAGACTTGCTACACTACGTCATCCCTCACGTACGTATAGAAACCAGAGTGGGTGAGACTGTAGTTTTACAAACAGGTGAAAGTGCTAGCTGAGCGTTGAATAGTAGAAACCTGTCGAGGCAGGCGAGGCGAAGTGGATTTGCTTAGGTAAATGTGTTGAATACATTTGCTAACAAAAACTGACTCAACAGGAACTTTGTGTCTATGGATTTGCAATTCTGTCCTCTGCTTTACATGATATCTCCACTGAAGTCAAAACACAGAATAATTTTAGATGAGGAATAAATTTCACTCCAACTTTTGAAGCTGAATTATATTGGGTCACTTTAGTTTTGCTccaagtttgattttttttttgtgatgttttgtgaCTGCTATAATTAAAAGCTGGTTGTATTTCCTGTTGGCCACAGCTGAAAATCctcatttacatttaatttatttattgcagTCAACACAATAATTGATCTGCAGCCACCATGAAAGTAATCCTTTAGAGGCGGATAATTGTGGAGCCTGGACTACTAATGCGTCACCCATCAAGACGTGCTGCTGAGTTCATTTTCTGCTTCTCTCGATGGACTGAGGACAGTCGGTTCCACCGTGACTCATTTACTACCCTTCTGTTCCGAGATAACGTGTTTTATTGTTTCCTATCTACCGTACAAAACACGAGCCTGCACAAACATGTCGTCATGCACGGCTTCTTGCTCAAGATCCTAACCAGACACCTCGGAGAAATCTGACACCAccttcagcttcagtttcatcgCTGCAGTCGGAGCGGAGCCTTCATAGCGAACCTAATTTAGTAACGTGTGTCGTCTGCACAGGTTGTTGAGCGCAGCGCATTAAATCCACCTCATCCCTGAAAGGTGGACTGGCGTTTCCTGAATCGTGTGTGCTGGTTCTGTTCAGTGGTCGTTCATCCCACTTCtattcaaagaaagaaaaaatgcatATGATGCATAAATCCACTTTCTATTTCTATATTGCATATTCAGTTCAGCTCAAGGTCACAATAACTCCGCTTCTATAGATGTTTTAGTATAATGAATTGTTTTGTTATACATACAGAACATTCTGAAGAACCCCAGTTTAGATCTAAATGAAAATCTATATCTCCACACTAaccattctttttcttttttcttctgttaagGCGGACTCTTTGGGCATGAATGAACAAGAACTTCCCAACCTGCTGAGCCTCCTGAAGGGCTCAAACATCACGGTCTTGTCCGATCCAAACCCTCGCGTGGCGACCGTCCTTGACCAGATGAGGGAAGTCTATCGCATCCTGAACCAGCGCCACAAGGACGCCGCCGCACAAAGCGAGGCCGACGGCGCCGAGGCTCAGGCGAAGCCGCTGACGCGGCTCCACGTCCACACGCTGGCCTTTCAGGCCATGATCGTAACGCGCGGGTCAAAGTGGAAGAACACCATGTCAGCCACGGCCAAGGCCTCGCTCACAGCCAACCGCCACGTCTGCGGCTCCAACGACATCGACCCGAGCAAGGCCAGGCTCATCATGGACGACTCTTTCTCCATCAGCCGGCAGGAGGGCAGTCAGCGGATCCCCCTGCAGGAGACCCGGCCCGTCAGCTGCTGGCATGAGGAGGACTACGAGATCTGCGTCGCACCCGTCCTGGTGTGCACGGAGGTTTTCCAGACTGCAGGCGGAGGAGACAACATCTCGGCTGCTGGGCTGGTGTTACAGATCTAGAGGACTCTGAATGGGCTCATGTGCAGCGCTCGCTAGAGGCTAGCAAGCATTCTTGACTCGATTTCAATCAGGGCTTGATCGAGGTGTGACGCGCTCCGGCTGTGACATCCTGACAGGTATCAGGTTATTTCTGGCTCCGCTGCAGCTCAGGGTGAGTCGCCAGGGGGAGAATTCAGAGTCAGACGATGGACTACAGCGGTTTTTAATCAGGTGAGGCCACCATACGACAAACATCAAGgatcaaaacaaaaatctttTCAATGATATAGTGGAAAACACTCTtcttattgaaaacattttataaacATACAAAAGGGTGAGGTTACATATGAGATGAGTAACCTCATGGTTCCTCGAGTTCAGTCCCTATTCATCCAGTTAATTTTTCTACAGAACCTAAacatgcagcaaaccccatcccGCTGTAGTCCATCATCCCACTCAGGTGTTTCAGGTGGTCTCCTCTTCTCTATTTCTACCAGGTTTCACACGGAGTCGGGATGAGGTTTGGATAAACTGAGATGCAGGTCTTTGGCTTTTTTCAATAGCAGCACAGTTTGCCCTTTTCTGTGGTGTTTTGCACAACGGCTGCCGTAAGGATAAACTCTCTCTGCCTCATTTGAACCTGAGAGTCTGCTATGCAGCAAACATCCTGAAGATTCAGAAATAGCTGAACCTTCAGTTTCTCGGCAGCATGTTAAATCGGGGTTGTCTCCTACTTGAAATGTACAGACTCCGTGCGTTTTAACCAGCATTTGACCTCACCTGCCTTTGAGACAAGTCgagttcttctttttctttttaatgcgAGGTTCTCCTGCCTCTTCTTTCCTGTCCCATCCCCACAGGCGAGGAGAGATCTACAGCAGAAAGCTCCTGTTCTTCCCGGTATATGTGAAAAGTGTGCATTGCGGTGTGGTTGTGTTTGCCTTCGGGTTGTCAttcctgtgtgtttcagctgcagtaccataatgcaaaaacaaatgtaaGTTACGAGACCACTGCTGACAGCTGGATATGATGTCAATAATGTATTCTCTCTACCTCCATGATGGTTTTGTGTCTTTCACCTTTCCCCATCACTTTCATTCATCGTGTTTTCTCTCTGATCGATCGTTGTGCATCACTTTATTGCTCTTTCAGGACCAAGCGATCAGTGCGGAAAAGCAATGCTGCAAAGAAGAGTTATTGTGCATCTCCCATTACCCTCAATACAGTCACAAACAACAgtttcatatgttttttttttttttttttaaccagacgTAATTTTTACTTGAACCAGTGGTGTGATTTACCATGAAAGCCCTTAAtctgcagagcagaggacagTCTCGACATATCTGTCATTCAGTCAGTCTTCATTGCACTCAGAGTAGGATTTGTAGCCAGATACTCCGCCCTTCTTG comes from the Salarias fasciatus chromosome 1, fSalaFa1.1, whole genome shotgun sequence genome and includes:
- the adpgk2 gene encoding ADP-dependent glucokinase, producing MEGGGRVSWMKYGSAVSLFVVLLAFWFRSPQRAGLDDRLDAVLSSLLRAERKVGMNNVARPKVAIGFGGCVDLIVDGVSLLNKIGLPATDQPLHHDYLENPEQLAQSFAYFFAPGAAAERFMLNDTLFSELVEGARDLPGNRWAVGGNAPVMAGRMATEGCDVLLGGSFSPDFTDVLSQHITVAGNAVEEPDIHLILEYPSGATWGRYTSRRANRYIIHSDDHNPYLDSMEEFAKKLTDFEPDLVVVGGLQMMDNFPFQSGERGALLSRLADLLTSSSPPIGIHFEMASFVEESIMEDLLHYVIPHADSLGMNEQELPNLLSLLKGSNITVLSDPNPRVATVLDQMREVYRILNQRHKDAAAQSEADGAEAQAKPLTRLHVHTLAFQAMIVTRGSKWKNTMSATAKASLTANRHVCGSNDIDPSKARLIMDDSFSISRQEGSQRIPLQETRPVSCWHEEDYEICVAPVLVCTEVFQTAGGGDNISAAGLVLQI